TATGGCGGGACACTTGCCGAAAAAACGTTCTGGTCGGACCCTGGCGGCCTCATCCGCGGCGTTCTCCGCGTGTCCATAGAAACGCCGGAGGGAATGGACCATGGCGGATAGGCGCATGCCACCGGCCATCGAGGTCGCCCATCTCACTGTGAGTTACGGGGTGCAGACCGTACTTTTCGATGTGACCGTGACCATCGAGCGCGGTATGCTTGTTGGCGTCATCGGTCCCAACGGCGGCGGCAAGTCCACGTTCATCAAGTCCATCCTCGGCTTCGTCAAGCGGGACATCGGCAGCGTTTCCATACTTGGGAAACCGGCGGACAAGGCCAAGGGCCTGGTGGCGTATGTGCCGCAACGCGGCGCCGTGGATTGGGATTTTCCCATCACCGTGGGGCAGGTGGCCATGATGGGTCGCTATGGCAGGATTCCCTGGTGGCGCGATCCCGGCAAGGAAGACAGGCGCATAGTGGACGAAGCCCTGGAGATGGTGCGCATGGCGGAGTACCGGGACCGGCAGATCGGCCAACTCTCCGGCGGCCAGCAGCAACGCGTGTTCATGGCGCGCGCCCTGGCCCAGGGGTCGGAGGTACTGCTTCTGGACGAGCCTTTCGCCGGGGTGGACGCCGCCACGGAGCACGCCATACTCGATGTGCTCCGCACCGCCAAGGAAGCGGGCAAGACACTTGTGGTCGTGCATCATGATCTTGCCACAGCCGCCGAGTACTTCGACCGTCTTGCGCTCATCAAGAAACGGCTCTACGCCTATGGACCGCCCAGGGCCGTGCTGCGAGAGGACCTCATGGCGCAGGTGTACGAGGGCCGGCTCCAGGTGTTCTCGCGTATGGGGGAGTCCAGCAATATGGAGCCTCCGGTTCGGGAGGAAAGTCCATGATCCTGGACTTCGTCGTCGCTCCTCTGGGTGAGGCATACTTCCAGAAAGCGCTGCTTGGCGGCATTCTCGTGGCTGTGGTCTCCGGCGTGGTCGGTTCGCTGGTGGTGCTGCGGCGCATGGCGTTTCTGGGCGACGCCCTGGCCCACGCCATGATTGCCGGCGTGGCCGGCGGCTATCTGGGCATGAAGCTCCTTTTCGGGCTGGAGGCGCACGCTCCCGGCATGCTCGTGGGCTCGCTCATCGCCGCCGTGCTCACTGTGTTTCTCATCGGCTTCGTCTCGCGGGTGAGCCGGGTCAAGGAGGACGCCTCCATCGGCATCATGTACACAGGCGTTTTCGCGGCCGGCGTGGTGCTCGTCTCGGTCTTCCGGGAGCACATCCATATCGACCTCATGCACTTCATCATGGGCGACGTGCTCGCCGTGGGCGATGCAGACCTGTACGTGGCGGCGTTCACCTGCGGCCTCGTGCTCACCATCATCCTGTTGTTCTACCGCAGCTTCCAGATTCTCAGCTTCGATCCCGTCATGGCCGCGGCCATAGGCGTGCCCGTGGTGCTGCTGGACTACGTGCTCACCATCAGCGTCTCTCTCGTCGTGGTCAGCGCGGTGAGCATGGTGGGTGTGATCCTCGTGGTGGGACTGCTCATCACTCCGGCCGCCACCGCCTACCTGCTTGCCGACAGACTGGAGCGCATGATGGCGCTGGCCGCCGTGTTCGGCGTGTCCAGCGTGGTGGGCGGGCTGTACCTCTGCGTTCTACTCGATGCCTCGGGCGGCGGCGCGGTCATGCTGTTCTGCACGCTGCAATTTCTCGTGGTTCTGGTCGTGGCGCCGAGGTATGGTCTGTTGGCGCGCTGGAGGCGTCAGCACGCGGCCCCGCCGCAGCTTATCGAGGACATACTCGCTCTGGCAGCACGCCGCGACGGCGCCATGGGGGTGGAGGATATCCGCGCGAACGTGGACAGGCCGCGTCTCGTAACTCGCGCCCTCAAGACCATGCAGCGGCAGAAGGCCGCAGTTCTGGACAACGGAACCATGGTGCTCACGGAGCCGGGCATGGCCAGGGCCATGGAGGTGCTGCGCGCGCACCGGCTCTGGGAAACGTATCTGGAGCATGTGGGCACCCCGCCGGACGAACTGCACACGCGCGCCCACGAGCTGGAGCACATGAACGACCCCTCGACCATGGCGGACCTGGACGATCTGCTTGAGCATCCTGAGATCGATCCGCACGGGGAACCCATACCGGTGGATCCACTGGTGACGGGCGGGGCGCTGGTGCCGGCGTCGCTGCTGCGCGAGGGTCTGAGCGGCACCGTGGAGAGCGTTGCCGAACCGGCCACGAAAGCCGGCGTTGTGGCCGGCGAGCATGTGAGCATGGGGCCGCGTCTGTCCACGGAGGACGGCCACGCCCGCTGGAACCTGTGCACGGACGACGGAACGAGCCATGTGCTGGATCACGAGCAGGCCGACGCAGTGATCATTCGCGTGGAGGCACTGCACGGCGCTGTCTGCGAGACTTAGCAGGCTGTTGAATAACGTCCGATCGCTGCGTTGCTTGCAACGATTAACCCCTCACGTCCTGGAAGTGCGCTTTGACATTGAGCTTTTTTGCGCAGTGCACTCGAAGTTTTTTGAACAGCCTGTAATAATGACTTTTTCGACGGCCAGTTAAAGCGCCTGAAAAACCTTGTTCCCATTCGCGCTGCTGGTCACTTCAGACGTTGACGGAGATCGTTCGACTCCATAGCGTGCCCGGAAACAATCATACCAGGGCTTCGCAACAGTATGTCCATTCCAGCGCGATACCAGCACATCCTCGATAGCGTGAGCTACGCCGTGGTCACCATGGATCTCAATTGCCGGGTGACCTACCTGAACGAGCGGGCCAAAGTTTTTCTCAAAGGCCGCGGCCGTGACCATTATCGGGTGGGCATAGAGGCGGAGGCTATCCTCCCTCTGGCGGCGCCCCAGGCCAGAAAGGCGATGCAGACCGAGGAGTTCCAGCGCGGTGACGGGCGCATTGTGGACAGGGGCGACGAGCTGTTTTTCGAGATCACTCCCCTCATGGCCGACGGCGTGATGGCCGGCGCCGTGGTCAGTCTGCAACGACCCGAACGATTCGAGGAGCTGGCAACCAAACTCGATTCCCACCGGCGGCTTGTCAAGCAGCTCCAGACCATTTTCGACGCATCCAGCGACGGCATATGGGTGTGCGACGGCGACGGCACCGTCATCAGCATCAACCGAGCCTCGGAGCAGATCAACGGCATCCGCGCGGAATCGGTGATCGGCCGCAACGTGGACACCATCGTGCACAGCGGCATGGTGGACCGCTCAGTGACCCTGGAGGTGCTGCGCTGCAAGGAGCAGGTCTCCATCATGCAGCATATCAAGCGCACGGACAAAGAACTGCTGGTCACGGGAACCCCCGCCTTCGACGAAAAGGGCGCGATAAACCTCGTGGTGGTCAACGAACGCGATGTGACCGATCTCAACCGGTTGAAGTCCAACCTGGAGAATATGACGCGGGCCAAGGAGAAGGCCCAGGACGAGCTCACGGGATTCATGATGCTGGAGCTGGAGCAGGCCGGCATCGTGGCCGAAAGCAAGGCCATGCGCAAACTCCTGACCACTGCCGTGAAGCTTGCGCAACTGGACGCTTCCGGCATCCTCCTGCTGGGCGAGTCAGGCACTGGCAAGAGCCTGGCCGCCAAGTTCATTCACAAGAACAGCCCACGCCGGGACAAGCCATTCCTCAGCATCAACTGCGCCGCTCTGCCGGAGTCGTTGTTCGAGGCTGAACTGTTCGGACACGAGAAGGGCGCTTTTACCGGCGCGGCGGAGCGCGGCAAAATAGGCTTGATCGGCCTGGCCGGCGAGGGCACGCTGTTTCTGGACGAAGTAGGCGAGCTGCCCCTGGCCGTGCAGGCAAAGTTGCTCAAATGCCTGGATGAGAAAGAGTACCTGCCCGTGGGCGGACGCACGTACAAAAAAATGCAGTGCTCCATCATCGCAGCCACCAACCGCGATCTGGAGCTCATGGTTCAGAAGCGTCGGTTCCGTGAAGACCTATTTTATCGTCTCAATACCTTCGCACTCTCCATCCCGCCCCTGCGCGAACGGGTTGAAGACATCTTCGAACTCGCGAGCCACTACATCAAAGTCTACAACGAGAAGTACGGCCAGTCGAAACGTATCACGACCCGGACTCTGGACATCTTCCAGGCCTACGCCTTTCCGGGCAATGTCCGTGAGTTGGTCAACATCATCAAGAAAGGTGTTGCGCTACACGACGGTGAGGTGCTGGACGACTTTTTTGAAGACGCCCTGCACCCCCCGCACAAGGTGTCTTCAACGCACGAGTTGAGCCTGAATCAGGAACTGGACCGCACCGAGCGCATGGTGCTGCAACGCGCCATGACGGCGTGCAGCACGACCCGTCAGATGGCCCGGCTGCTGGGAACGAGCCAACCCACGATTGTGCGCAAGCTCAAGAAGCATGGGTTCAGCCTGCAGTAATAATTGATTCAGAAATGAATCGGCGACGACTCGATTTGTCTTTCACGGCGCCACCAGGCATGCAATTGAGGCTGGAGTCCCGACGGAAGAGGATTATTTGTCGGTGACCACAGCAGAGATTTGTCTCAGGACAGGAGACGGGCTGCACTACCGTGCCTGTCGATTCATTGTTGAATCGAATCTATCATCAATAATTGAAACATATTATGGGCAAGTGCTGATTTATTTATGAATCAGGACAGGGCGTCCGTTGTGTTGTGTGCTTGTAACATGCAGTAATTCCAGATGATTTTATTAGGGCATGCGTCTTGCTTCATATCTCTTCTGCCGTGCGCAGGAGTTTTGTGACCAAATCAGATTAAATTGACTAGCAAGCAAGGACCGAGACCATGCCCCAGACCAACGCAGACCTGTATGAAAGACGCACGAAAGCCGTCGCCAAAGGAGTGTCCAACCTTGGGCCCGTCTTTGTGGAGCGCGCCGAAGGCGCAGCCATCATCGATGTGGAAGGCCGGGAGTTCATCGACTTTGCCGGCGGTATCGGCGTCGTCAACGTAGGCCACTGCAACGAAAAGGTCGTCAACGCCATACAGGAGCAGTCCAAAAAGCTGCTTCATTCCTGTTTTCATATCGCCATGTACGAGGGGTACGTGGCTCTGGCCGAAAAGCTCATAGAACTTTCCCCTGGTGACTTCGAGAAACGCGCCGCGCTGTTCAACAGCGGCGCCGAGGCCGTGGAGAATGCGGTAAAGATCTCCCGCTGCGCCACGGGCAAGCCCGGCGTGGTCGTTTTCGAGAATGGTTTTCATGGCCGCACTCTGCTGACCATGACCATGACCAGCAAGGTCAAGCCGTACAAGTTCAGTTTCGGCCCCTACGCGCCGGAAGTCTACAGAATGCCGAGCGCGTACTGCTACCGCTGCCCGCTGGGCAAGGAGTATCCTTCCTGCGAATGCGCCTGCGCAGACAAGCTTGAGGATTTCTTCATCAGCCACGCCGCTGCCGAGAACATCGCCTGCCTGGTGGCCGAGCCTGTTATCGGCGAAGGCGGGTTCATCACGCCGCCGCCGGAATATTTCCCCAAGCTGCAGAAAATCTGCAACGAACACGGCATATTGTTCACTGCGGACGAAGTGCAGACGGGCATGGGCCGCACCGGAACCATGTTCGCCATGGAGCACTGGGGCGTCACTCCGGACCTCTGCACCGTGGCCAAAAGCATGGGGGGCGGCATGCCCATCTCCGGTGTCGTGGGCCGCGCGGATATCATGGATGCGCCACATGTCGGCGGTCTGGGCGGGACCTACGGCGGCAACCCCGTGAGCTGCGCCGCATCCCTGGCCGCCATCGACGCATTGCAGAACGACGGACTGCTGGACAGGGCCAAGAGCCTGGGCGAGGAACTGCGCGGCCACTTCGAAGCCTTGCAGAAAAAGTATCCCATCATTGGCGACATCCGCGGCAAAGGTCCCATGCTGGCTCTTGAGCTTGTGGAGGATCCGGAAACCAGGACCCCGGCAGCGGCCAAAGCAAAGGCGCTCACTTCCTTCTGCCTGGACCAGGGACTCATCCTGCTTTCCTGCGGCAACTACGGCAACGTGATCCGCACGCTCATGCCGCTGGTTATCACAGACGAACAACTGGATCGGGGCCTGAGCATCCTGGACGAAGGCTTCGCCGCCGTATGCGCCTGAGGGCGACAGGGGGCAGGGGAAACGAATCACAGTTGTCGCATGAAATATATTTGTAGAAAACCTGAATAAATGGAGATGGTTATGAGAAAACTGACAATGATCGCGGCGATTTTCGCAATGGTTTTCGCCATACACGCAGGCATAGGCGTCGCGCATGCCGAAGACGTGGTCAAGGTGGGCAACATCCTGCCGTTGTCCGGTCCTTCGGCGTCCGTGGGGCAGCAGGGCAAGCAGGCGCGTGAGATGGCCGTGGAAGAGATCAACGAAGCCGGCGGCATCAAGTCTCTGGGCGGCGCCAAAATCAAGCTCCTGTACGCCGACTCCAAGTCCGACCCCAATGTGGGCGTGACCGAGGCCGAGCGCTTTATCAACACGGAGAAGGTCCATGTGATAACCGGCGCCTGGAACTCGGGCGTCACCTATCCATCCAGCGCAGTGGCCGAGCGCTACGGCGTGCCCTACATCGTGCCCGTGTCCGTGCGCGACACCATCACGGAGCGCGGCTTCAAGTACGTCTTCCGCATCGCGGCCAAGGATTCCTGGTGGACACGCGACCAGTTCATGTTCCTGGATGATATGCAGGAGGAGTTCGGCGAAGAGCTCAAGACCGTGGCCTTCGTGTACGAAAACGGCGACTGGGGCACCGGCTTTGCCGCGCAGTGGGAAGAACTGGCCAAGGAGCATGGCTATGAGGTGGTGCTCAACGAGCCCTATCCTTCCTCGGCCACGGATCTTACTCCGGTGGTCAACAAGATCCGTCGCGCCCGCCCCGACGTGTTGCTGCTCACCTCCAATGCCGCCGACGCCATTCTGCTGACCAACACCCTGGCCGACTACAAGGTCAGCCCCAAGGTCATCATCGGTTCCGGCGGCGGCCATGCCGATCCCACCTTCCTCAGCGCCACGGGCGACAACGCCAAGTACGTCTTCGACATCGTGGAGTGGGAAACGGACGTGAACAAGCCCGGCGCCAAGGAAGTGAACGCCAAGTACAAAGAGCGCTACGGCGCCAACCTGACCGGCGAGGCCGTGGACGCCTATGTGGCCATGTACGTTCTGGCGGATGCGCTGGAGCGCGCCGGTTCCCTGGAGCCCGCGGCCGTCCGCGACGCCCTGGCAGCCACCGAGTACTCGGAAGGCCCCGGCATGATCGTGACCTACGATTCCATCAAGTTCGATGAATCCGGGCAGAACGTGAATGCGGCCCTGGCTGTCGTGCAGGTCAACGACATCGGCAACGGTCTGGAGCGCATCACAGTCTGGCCTCAGAGCGCGCGTCGGGAAGGCTACTCCCCGGTGTTCCCCATGCCCGCGAAGTAATTCGAGACCAATCGAACCGTGTGTAGCGGGCGATCAGTCGGTGTTCGCCCGCTACATCTCGATCGAACGATATGGCGTCGGGTTATGAATGCAGCAAGGCTTGTTCGTGGCCGGCGCAACAGAAGATTCAATCATGAACGCATTATATAGCGAATTTCGGAGAGGGTGATGGACTTGGTCTTTCTGCTCCAGGACGTAATCAACGGCGTGCTCATGGGGTCCATATACGGATTGGTGGCCCTCGGCCTTACGCTCATTTTCGGCGTGCTCAAGGTCATCAACTTCGCCCATGGTTCGTTCATCATGGTCGG
This genomic interval from Oceanidesulfovibrio indonesiensis contains the following:
- a CDS encoding metal ABC transporter ATP-binding protein, with translation MADRRMPPAIEVAHLTVSYGVQTVLFDVTVTIERGMLVGVIGPNGGGKSTFIKSILGFVKRDIGSVSILGKPADKAKGLVAYVPQRGAVDWDFPITVGQVAMMGRYGRIPWWRDPGKEDRRIVDEALEMVRMAEYRDRQIGQLSGGQQQRVFMARALAQGSEVLLLDEPFAGVDAATEHAILDVLRTAKEAGKTLVVVHHDLATAAEYFDRLALIKKRLYAYGPPRAVLREDLMAQVYEGRLQVFSRMGESSNMEPPVREESP
- a CDS encoding metal ABC transporter permease — protein: MILDFVVAPLGEAYFQKALLGGILVAVVSGVVGSLVVLRRMAFLGDALAHAMIAGVAGGYLGMKLLFGLEAHAPGMLVGSLIAAVLTVFLIGFVSRVSRVKEDASIGIMYTGVFAAGVVLVSVFREHIHIDLMHFIMGDVLAVGDADLYVAAFTCGLVLTIILLFYRSFQILSFDPVMAAAIGVPVVLLDYVLTISVSLVVVSAVSMVGVILVVGLLITPAATAYLLADRLERMMALAAVFGVSSVVGGLYLCVLLDASGGGAVMLFCTLQFLVVLVVAPRYGLLARWRRQHAAPPQLIEDILALAARRDGAMGVEDIRANVDRPRLVTRALKTMQRQKAAVLDNGTMVLTEPGMARAMEVLRAHRLWETYLEHVGTPPDELHTRAHELEHMNDPSTMADLDDLLEHPEIDPHGEPIPVDPLVTGGALVPASLLREGLSGTVESVAEPATKAGVVAGEHVSMGPRLSTEDGHARWNLCTDDGTSHVLDHEQADAVIIRVEALHGAVCET
- a CDS encoding sigma 54-interacting transcriptional regulator, producing the protein MSIPARYQHILDSVSYAVVTMDLNCRVTYLNERAKVFLKGRGRDHYRVGIEAEAILPLAAPQARKAMQTEEFQRGDGRIVDRGDELFFEITPLMADGVMAGAVVSLQRPERFEELATKLDSHRRLVKQLQTIFDASSDGIWVCDGDGTVISINRASEQINGIRAESVIGRNVDTIVHSGMVDRSVTLEVLRCKEQVSIMQHIKRTDKELLVTGTPAFDEKGAINLVVVNERDVTDLNRLKSNLENMTRAKEKAQDELTGFMMLELEQAGIVAESKAMRKLLTTAVKLAQLDASGILLLGESGTGKSLAAKFIHKNSPRRDKPFLSINCAALPESLFEAELFGHEKGAFTGAAERGKIGLIGLAGEGTLFLDEVGELPLAVQAKLLKCLDEKEYLPVGGRTYKKMQCSIIAATNRDLELMVQKRRFREDLFYRLNTFALSIPPLRERVEDIFELASHYIKVYNEKYGQSKRITTRTLDIFQAYAFPGNVRELVNIIKKGVALHDGEVLDDFFEDALHPPHKVSSTHELSLNQELDRTERMVLQRAMTACSTTRQMARLLGTSQPTIVRKLKKHGFSLQ
- the gabT gene encoding 4-aminobutyrate--2-oxoglutarate transaminase — encoded protein: MPQTNADLYERRTKAVAKGVSNLGPVFVERAEGAAIIDVEGREFIDFAGGIGVVNVGHCNEKVVNAIQEQSKKLLHSCFHIAMYEGYVALAEKLIELSPGDFEKRAALFNSGAEAVENAVKISRCATGKPGVVVFENGFHGRTLLTMTMTSKVKPYKFSFGPYAPEVYRMPSAYCYRCPLGKEYPSCECACADKLEDFFISHAAAENIACLVAEPVIGEGGFITPPPEYFPKLQKICNEHGILFTADEVQTGMGRTGTMFAMEHWGVTPDLCTVAKSMGGGMPISGVVGRADIMDAPHVGGLGGTYGGNPVSCAASLAAIDALQNDGLLDRAKSLGEELRGHFEALQKKYPIIGDIRGKGPMLALELVEDPETRTPAAAKAKALTSFCLDQGLILLSCGNYGNVIRTLMPLVITDEQLDRGLSILDEGFAAVCA
- a CDS encoding ABC transporter substrate-binding protein → MRKLTMIAAIFAMVFAIHAGIGVAHAEDVVKVGNILPLSGPSASVGQQGKQAREMAVEEINEAGGIKSLGGAKIKLLYADSKSDPNVGVTEAERFINTEKVHVITGAWNSGVTYPSSAVAERYGVPYIVPVSVRDTITERGFKYVFRIAAKDSWWTRDQFMFLDDMQEEFGEELKTVAFVYENGDWGTGFAAQWEELAKEHGYEVVLNEPYPSSATDLTPVVNKIRRARPDVLLLTSNAADAILLTNTLADYKVSPKVIIGSGGGHADPTFLSATGDNAKYVFDIVEWETDVNKPGAKEVNAKYKERYGANLTGEAVDAYVAMYVLADALERAGSLEPAAVRDALAATEYSEGPGMIVTYDSIKFDESGQNVNAALAVVQVNDIGNGLERITVWPQSARREGYSPVFPMPAK